The window GGCCTTGACGTAAATCTCGAAGCCTTCCTCACCGGAGAAGCCTGTCTGACTGATGAGCACGTCGGAACCGTTGATTTCGGCGTCCATCAAGCCGTAGTACGGGACATCTTTGACCTTGTCGCCGACGACGTCGATCATTACGTCGAGCGCTCTCGGGCCCTGAATCTGCATCGGTGCAACGTCGATTTCGTCGATCTCGACGTCAAAGTCGTTGTCGACGTTGACGCCCTGTAGCCACTGCATCAGCGTCGAGTCCGAGATGGAGAACCAAAACTCGTCTTCCTCCGGGCGCAGGAGGACGGGATCGTTGAGGACGCCGCCGTCCTCGTTACAGAGGACGACGTACTTCCCGTCCATGGCGTCCATGCTCGTCACGTCACGGGTGACGACGTAGTTAGTCAGCGCCTCGGCGTCTGGGCCCTTGACACGGATCTGGCGCTCGACGGCGACATCCCAGAGGGTGACGGTGTTTGTCAGTGCATCATACTCTTTCATCACGCCACCGTCCTCTGGTTCGATGAGGCCACGCGGGTGATAGAGTCGGTTGTAGACCGTCGCCCGCCACGCACCCTCCTCGTTGAAGGACTTGTGGAAGAACGGGGATTTTCGAACGCGCGTCGACACCAACATCTCGATGTTGGGGTCACCAGTCTGGCGGAGATTACGGGGGACGGTCCGGTCTGACTGGTCGACACTGGGATGGTTAGGATGTTCCTCGGAACCGGTCATGCCTGTGAAAGGAGATGTGAAATGCTAATAAAAGATATTGTTACTTACTTCTGGGGTTTATGTACGGGGGAGATTTTGCGGGCAGTGACTACACTTGGGACCGCTGTGTAACAGCCCGTAAGCATGAATATTCCACAGAATCCGGTGTCGTGTTACGTGGCTGAGACTGGCTGCTGTAGTACGACACGACCGGCACGGAACACGACCGAGCAACCGCCCAGACTGCTCGGGAATCCGTCATGCCGAGTCGCTGCCGGTTCGAGTGTATCTCACAATCGCAAACTCGGGGTGTGTCGTCCGATCCGTCTCAGTCCAGTCCGACCACTCGACTGTCGGGAAGACGGTATCGCCGTCGAAAGCTGCTGTTAGTTCGGTCAGAATTAGTTCGTCGGCCGCTGGGAGAAACTGCTCGTACACGGTAGCGCCGCCAACGACGTACGTCGTCGATGCACCACTGTCGGCCGCTTCAGCTAATGCCGCCGTGGTCGACGTAACGGCCGTGACAGAGTCAGGAAGCCGTTGCGGCGTCGAGGTTAGAACAATGTTCAGCCGCTCCGGAAGCGGACCGCCGAGGTCACACCGAATACTTTCGAAGGTCCGCCGCCCCATAATCACCGGATGGTTGACAGTCGTCTGTTTAAAATGTGTTAGGTCTTCGGGATACTGCCACGGTATGTCGCCGCCAGCACCGATTACGCCGTTTGCCGCGACGGCGGCGATCAGTGAGAGTTTCATACATTTCCTTTGTCGGGTTAGTGGTAATAAATTCGTCCCAACCGATGTGTGGGCCTCCGCTCAAAACCTACGTATCCATCCTCTCTCTGCCTGAGTTGTGGAGTGATGTTCTCGGGGGAACAGGTGGCACTTCCGACAGCGGAACTCCCAAGAGTTGAGACCGAACCAGTGCGACATTGCAACACCAGTGCTAGCCCGGACCTTGATAGCGTATCTCGCGCGCGACTTATGTGGGTCAGCCATATAAAATCCCGTATGGATACGATTCACCTGTCGCCCGGTCCCGTCGCTGCGCAGGCGTTTCGACTGGGGATCATCGCGAGTGCTGTCGGTGGGCTCGCTGGAATCGCGACATTGTACTGGCTAGATGTCCTGACACTGGTGTTTGCTGGATATACACTCATTCTGCTGTTTCCCGTGTATCTGGTCTTCGCCGCGACAGCGTTGAGCGTGTGGTTGGGATACAACAAAGACGTGACGGCGCTACGGCCGGTCTACCGTCAGAAGGACTCAGACGGGCGATCAGAGTAGTTTATCTCGGCTGGATGGGTCTCATCGCGGCCACTGTCTCGTTTTCTCTGGACTTGTACCTACAGAGCATGAATTCAGACGTGGTTCGACGACATAGAACTGAGTTTGAAGCGGAGACAGTGACGATGAACGCTATCCGAGCGCTCTCGAGTCTATATCTGGGAACTCATTCCTCCCTGTCAATTATCGTTGCTGCAATGAGGTTCCGCATTCCTCGCCGGAGTCGGCCGCTCATTGCTGTCGAGGACAGTCCGATTTCGTCAGCGACTTCGTTCAACGAGATATCTCTGGGCTCCCCGAAATAGCCGTTTTCGTATGCGGTAATCAGCGCAGTTCGCTGTTCGTCGGTTAACCCGTATGACGACTCGCCGCCGGTGTCCGTGTTTCCGTATATTTCGATGATATCGAGGGAAATGTCGTTCTCGTTGGCAAACTCCCAGATCGTGTTGAGTGCCTCGCGGTCTGGGAGCAAAAGCCGGACGAGCCACCCGTTACCCTTCGTCTCTGTATGGACGAGAAATCCGTTGACATCAGTAACGACAGAGCTGATGAGTTTCGTTGCGGTGGTATGTTCGATGTAGTAGATCCCGGTCTGATCGGTCCAGTCGACGAGTTCGTAGCTCTGAACTGTCGGGTCGGTATCGAGTGCCTCTTCGAGTCGTGCCCTGTCACGATATTCGATGAGGAACGGAAACACAGTGGACCCCGGATCAGTATTTCCCTGCGTGATGACACGGATCGCGATGTCTTCGAGGTTCTGTAACGTTGGAACCAGAGCTAGGCGTTCGTGTTCGATGTGTATCTTCGTCGTTATTGACATTGTGTGGGAAGGGGACGCTATCGAGGCATCACAGATCAAGACTAGCCAGACATCTGAGTACCATCATCGGTGAGTTGCTGTGTATCTGTCGAGTCGCCACGTCAATGTGTACATGCACAGGTACACACACGAGGGCAAAAATATAAAGCTGTCTGTAATCTGAAGGGCTCTAAGGAGCGCACATTTTCACTGATAAAAACAGAGCCATGAGTGTATTTCAGGGACAAAATAGCGGATAACAGTACAAAAGCCGAATGTCAATAGCTCACTCAATTCGGCCAAAAGGACACGTTCTAATGGTTATCTGTGTTAACAATCATTGAAAATTAGCTGTAATAAATACCTGTAATTATCCACCGATAAGATTAGGCTGCTATAGCCAGTATATGATATTGAAATGAGTAACCCACAGAACAAGACCGTAGAGAACAGCAAGTTCTCGAACGACGATTTTTATCTGCCGGCAGTCGCGCTCCCACCGAATTTCGGTCGTATTGAATCGGTCGTTTCCGACCTCCTTGATCTCCACGGTGTCGTGTTGATTCCGGACAGTTACAACAAGTAACGCTGCAGAGATGGATTTGCAGTCCTGTTAGGAATAGACTAACCACGACTGATTAGTCAGTCAGAGCGTCTGTAACCGTTTCAACACCCTCGGCAGGAACGTCGTGTTCGTTGGAGTCGTCACCGCCACCCGACGTTTACTAGTTCGAGGAGATGAATCTGCCAACTAGACAAGGAAATTGGATGCAGGACCGACAGAGGGCCAGTAACCACATAGCAAGGGTTATGCATGCAAGCAATTCTAGACTGCCCCTTATTCTCGAATTTTAATTGTAATATTTAGCGATTCAGTGATATATAGGCCACTTATCCGTCTATAGTACTGTATTCGTAGTACTGACTTCGAACTTCGATTTCGTTTTTCGTATATCGGAGTATTTCTAATAGGTTTGCCATATATCTGGAGGTGAATCTATCTCTGGGTCCAGTAATACCGAGAGACACCATGACTTCCTGTTCGTCGTTGAATATCGGAACAGCGACACCTCGAACACCCCTGAGATGCTCCTCATCGTCTATCGCATAGCCCTGCTCGCGGATTCGCTCAAGCGCCGCTGCAAGATCAGAGCGGGATGACAACGTGTTATCAGTCCCTTTTGGAAGCCCGTGATCGGCAACGATTTGGTTTCGTTTCTCAACAGGAAGATGCGCCAGAATAACTTTACCCAGCGACGTCCAGTGCATCTCCGTGTGATTCCCGATAGGAATTTCGTCGCCCGCGGCTTTCCCGCCGGAACTTCTGTAGAGGATGACCCGCTGACCGTTCTCCTCGATGCCGGCACCAGCAATCTCACCGGTTTCTCTGCTGAGTTCTTCAACTTTATTGCGCAGTAGTCGGCCGATGTCTAGCCGCTGCCGAACACTGCCACCGAGCTCCAGAAACCGGAAAGAGCGACGATACTGCCCGGATTCCTTGACAACGTAGTCCCGCTGGACTAATGTGTTGAGATGAATGAAGACAGTGCTTGTAGGGATATCTAGATGAGACGCGAGATCGGAGAGACCGACCGGTTCTAGTTTTCCGAGCGCGGCGAGAATATCCAGTGTTGTCTCAACCGCACTGATTGTTTTTTTGTTCTGCGGAGGCATAGATGGGCTTTTTCTTGCAGAGTGAAATAGATTCCGCCGAGAGACAAAATGTTTCCAACCATAGTGGAAACTGACGCTACCTCCTAAGACTGTCCTGCATAACAAGAGTACATGTGTTATTTCGCGGGCCGTTCCCACTCACGAAGAGTGGCAACATACCACATGAACATACGGGACGCAATATTCTATCCCTAATTCAGCAGTTACAGCCACTCTGGCATCGTTTTGTGACATTCGTATATTCTGCACGGGCCCAACAAGTGGCTTTCAATCTCATTGAAAGTAACTGAGAACGCTCTGATTCCATTTTTTTGCGAAGTAATAGGTCCCTGCTCCGTATTCTGTATCACAGTATGATGTCGTACTTGGGGGTGTGATATTTTGATCCCGGTACAGAACCGCCGGCTACGCAGTCATTCCGAACGTTGCTCCGCATGCGCTCCGCGGATTTTGACGTGATTGGTTTGCCTGACCGTGCCAGTACTACGAACATTTATTACTGATGATTGCGATGCTTCTTCTACTCGGTATGAGCGAAGTTACACTATCAAACGTCAGCAAGGTATACGACGACGACGTCCTTGCGGTCGAGGACCTTTCTCTGGCCGTCGAAGACGGGGAGTTTGTCGTCGTTGTCGGTCCGTCCGGCTGTGGCAAGTCGACCACACTGCGGATGATTGCCGGGCTCGAAACGGTTACCGACGGTGAGATTGCTATCGGCGGGGACGTAGTCAACGACGTCCGACCACAGGACCGGAACATTGCGATGGTGTTCCAGTCTTACGCCCTGTACCCGCACATGACCGTGCGCGATAACATGTCCTTCGGGCTTCGGCTGTCGGGCGAGTACGATGACCAGATCGAGCAGCGCGTGACTGAGGCCGCCGAGTTGCTGGAGATTTCGGACCTCATGGACGACCTACCGAAACAGCTCTCGGGTGGTCAGCAACAGCGTGTTGCACTTGGTCGGGCGATTGTCCGCGACCCGGAAGTGTTTCTCATGGACGAACCGCTGTCGAATCTCGACGCCAAGCTTCGGACCCAGATGCGCACGGAGATCCAGCGGATTCAAGAAGAATTAGACGTGACGACCATTTACGTAACGCACGACCAGACGGAAGCGATGACGATGGCGGACCGAATCGTAATTCTCAACCAAGGTGAACTTCAGCAGGTTGCACCACCGGAACACTGCTACGATACGCCCAACAACAAATTTGTCGCGGGGTTTATCGGGTCACCATCGATGAACTTCTTCGAAGTGAGTGTGACAAATAAGGGCGGGCGCACGACGTTGCACTCAGCAGATATCGAGTTTACACTCGACGTCGACATTCCGGATGGGGAGTACACGCTGGGCGTCCGACCGGAGGATTTCGTCGCCGAAAGCGCCGGTGCGTACATCGAGACGGTTGTAGACGTCGTAGAGCCCATGGGGTCTGACAACTTCCTCTATCTAGAGGCTGCTGGCGGGTCGAAAGAGGTCGTCGCCCGGGTCGACAGCGAATACCGCCCCGAGCGAGGCGACGAAATCGCGCTAGGGTTTCATACGGAGGACATGCATCTGTTCGGTCCTGATGGCGAACGAGTGGAGCTGAACCAGCTACAGCGGACGGAATCAGCGTAACATGTTGTACGAAACTATCGGCCAGAAAGAGAGCGAGTGGGCCGGGATGACTTCGGGTCAGATCCGAGACATCGGCGACGAGTCGGGCTCTGTCCTCGTTATTCCGGTTGGCAGCGTCGAGCAGCACGGTAACCACCTCCCGGTCGTCACCGACACACTCCTAGTCGAGGCGATGGTCGACACTGCTATCGAGCGGCTGGAGGACGTTCCTGTCGTCATGACACCGCCGGTCTGGAGCGGGTTCTCACCCCACCATCTGTCGTTCGGTGGGACCCTGTCACTCGAGTTCGCGCACTTGCGAGCAACACTTGAGGATATCGCACACGCCGGCATCCAGAACGGCTTCGATGCAGTGCTGTTCGTCAATGGTCACGGCGGGAACAGCGCGCTCATCGACGCCGTCGTGAGTACCGTTGGCGTCGACACTGAGGCGGAAGTACTCGGAACGACGTACTTCCGTCTGGCGTCGGATCAAATCGAGGAACTCCGAACGACCGATACAGGGGGAATGGCCCACGGCGGAGAGTTCGAGACATCCCTCATGCTTGCGCTCCGACCAGACCTCGTGGGTGACCCGGCGGTCCGCGACGGCGAACCAATGGACGAACACTACAGATGGGGCGGGCAGGACTTGCTCGACGGGGGCAACGTCGCGGTCTATCGATCGTTCGACGAATATTCCTCGTCCGGTGCCATCGGTTCGCCAAAGCAGGCGACTGCGGAGACAGGCGAACGAATCCGATCGGTCATCGGCGACGAACTCGCGGCCCTCATGGTTGCGATTCACGAGACCAATGCCTGACCAATGAGCCACGCAACACAAAGAACTATGTACATGGAAATAGGTGACATTAATGATGCAGCCCGATAACAACGACAGGTCTGGCGAGGACAGTATCGACCGCCGACGGCTTCTCCAAGCACTCGGCGCAGGCGGCGCCATCGCCATCGCCGGGTGTAGCGGCGGCGGTGAGAGCGGTGGTGACGGCGACAGTGAAAGCGGCGGTGGGAGCGGCGACAGCGGTACGCAGAGCGTGCAGTTCCTCACGATGGGCGTTGGGGACAATATCAAGCAGTTCTTCGAGGAGAACAACGCGGCCTTCGAGGACGAACACGACGTCGACGTGGAGTTCACCAGCGTTACGTGGGACAACGCGCGGCAAACCGTAAACAACCGTGTCGACGGCGGTGAAGCACCTGATGTCAGTCGGTGGCCGGCCCGCTGGATTCCCCAGCTCGTTGGCAAAGACGCACTCGAACCCCTCGACGACATGATGGACGGTGAGTTCGGCGAGCAGTTCTACGACGGCGTCGCCGAAGGAACAGTGTACAACGGCTCGCACTACGGCGTCCCGTGGGCCGCCTCAAACAAGTGCCTGTACTACAACAAGGACGTCTTCGAGACGGCGGGGCTCGACCCCGAAGACCCATCACTCGATTCGTGGCAGGATATGCTGGATGCCGCAACGCAGATCCGCGACAGTGATGCGAGCGTCCCAGCGCTGGGGCTTGCAGGGGCCGACGCAATCGAGACCGGGTCGCAGTACTACCACTACCACTGGTCACATGGCGCAGACCTTGTCGATGACGAAGGAATGCCAGTCGTGAACTCCAGTGGCGCTGTTGACGCCCTCTCGCTGTACACCGACCTCCACCTCGAACACAATGTCACGCAGTCCTCACCGCTCTCCTCGACTCGGCAGGACATCCGACAGCTGTTCGAGAACGGTGACCTCGGGATGGTCATCGGGCACGTGTACACGGGGCTCAATATCACCGCCGCAAAAGAAAACGATGAGGTCGACTTCGACTACGGTATCGTTCAGGTACCGCGTGGACCAGAGGGACGGTACAGCCTCTTTACTATCGACACACTCGCCATCCTGAGCCAGAGCGAGCACAAGGACCTCGCACGGGACCTGATTCGGTTCTACTTCGACGAGGAACGGCGGTTCCAGTACTCGAAGCAGAAAGGGTTCCTCCCCGTCGTCGAAGCCGTCGGTGAGCGCTCGTACTTTTCTGACTCGGAGAACTGGGGACCGTTCGTCGAGGCGGGGCAGTACGCTCGTGCCCGGCCGAAGCTCAGTAACTTCAGTGAGTTCAACGACCGGATGGTCCAAGCCATTCAGGAAGCACTGGCAGACCGGAAGTCACCGCAGAAAGCGCTCAATGATGCCCAGAGTGATCTCGAAGATGCCATGGAGTGACAGCAAGGGATGAGTTTAGCAGAGGAATACACCGAGGCGTCCGATAACTCACATCTTGAACGAGGGGTGGCGTACGTCCAGCGCAACAGCCGGGCGTACCTCCTCATTGCACCTGCAGCCGTGTTCCTGCTGGCCGTCGTCGGGTATCCGATTATCGAGACGTTTCGGCTGTCACTCTACCAGTCACCTGCCGACTCAAACATCGAGACGTTCGTCGGACTCCAACACTACGTCGAAATATTCGACAGCGACATCTTCTACCGCCTGCTCTGGCAGACCGGTCGCTGGGTCGTCGCCGGTGTTGCGGGCAAGACGCTGCTTGGACTGCTGATAGCCGTTCACCTCAAGGGAGATATCCGCGGTCGGAAGTTCTTCCGGACAGCGTTTCTCATCCCGTGGGGGATTCCCTACGCTATCTCTGCGGTCGTGTTCCGCTGGATAGAGCACCCACAGTTTGGCTACCTCAACGCGATCTTGCTGAAACTCGGCATCATCGAACAGGGAGTCGGTATCCTCGGGAACCCGAGTATCGCATGGCTCGGTGTCGTTGTCGCCGATATCTGGATCGGAACGCCGTTCATGGCGATTATTTTCCTTGCCGGCCTGCAGTCGATACCGCAGGAGCTGTACGAGGCAGCCGCCATCGACGGTGCCGAGAAGTGGCATCAGTTCCGGTACATCACGCTCCCGCAACTGAAGAGCGTCGTCCTGATTGCCACGCTACTGTCGACGATATGGACGTTCGTCAGTTTCGACGTTATCTGGACGATGACCGGCGGCGGGCCGATCAGCTCGACGGCGACGCTCGTCATCCACATCTATCAGGTAGGGCTCCAGAACGGGAACCTCGGACGCGGAGCCGCCTACAGCGTCATCGGGTTCCTGTTCCTGTTCGTCTTCGCTATCATCTACCTGCGCATCTACACGCGCGGGGGTGACGAGCTATGACGATGGCAGGCCACGACCGGAGCAATCTCCGCAAAGTCCGCCTCTACGGCGTGCTGATAGCGCTGCTCGGGCTCATGATGTTGCCGTTCTATGCGATGTTCTCGAGCACGCTCAAACCGGAATCGGAGATTTTCGCTGCACCGGCGACACTGGTTCCCAGCGACCCCAGCATTCAGGCGTATCTGCAGGTCTGGACACAGACCGACGTGTTGCTCTGGGTCGGAAACAGCTTCATCATCTCGGTTGGGACGGTCGTCCTGACGCTTCTGTTGGCGATACCGGCCGCGTACTCGTGTGCCCGGAACGACTTCGTGGGGAAACGAACCTTCCTCCTCTCCGTGCTGGTCGTCCAGATGTTCGCGCCGGTCGTGCTAATCGTCGGCCTCTTCGACGTTATCACCCAGATGGGGCTGTTCAACACCTATCTCGCTGTGATCGTCCCGGCAGCGGCGTTCACGCTGCCGTTCAACGTCTGGATGCTGTACGGGTATTTCAAGACAATACCCGTCGCGCTCGAAGAATCGGCGCGTATCGACGGCGCGAGCCAACTGCAGATCCTGACGAAGATCGTGCTCCCGCTGACGAAGCCGGCGCTGGTCGCCAGTATCACCTACACCTTCCTCTACGCGTGGAATCGGTTGCTGTTCGTGCTCACCTTCCTCACGGACAGTGCGAAGTACAATATCCCGCGTGGAGTCTTCTCGATGGTCGGCGCGTTGCAGACCGACTGGCGGATGATGCTCACCGTGTCTGTGATCGGGATTATCCCGCTCCTGATTCTGTTCGCCTTCCTCGAGGAGTATATCGTCGCAGGGATGACGGCCGGCGCGGTCAAGGAGTAACCGCCTCTACTTTTATTACCGCCGCGATAGTTGATCGCGTATGGAATTTGCGATGTGGGCGTACCCGTGGGACCTTCTGGACGAAGGTCCGACAGAGGTGGAAACGCGACTGCGTGACATCGGTATTGACGAGCTAAACCTCGCAACGAACTATCATACAGTACAGGCATTCACGCCACACAATCCGGAGCGACGGACGCTGTTTGCCCGTGCGAGTTCGTATTTCCAGCCCGGCCCGGAGTATGGCGACCTCGAACCAGTGCCGTACGAGCGGATGGACGGCGACTGGATCGCAGACGCCGCCGACGGCCTATCGGAACTGACACTCAATTCATGGACAGTCGGCTGCCACAACTCACGGCTCGGGATGGCCAATCCCGAGTACACGCTGGAATCGGCACACGGTGACGACCTGATCTTCGGCCTGTGTCCGTCCCAGCCAGCGGTCCAGACGTATCTCTCGGCACTCGTTTCGGATCTGGCGTCCCGCGACGAGTTCGCTCGTATCGAACTGGAGACGTTCGATTACTTCTACGGAACGGGCTTTGGATGGCACCACCAGAAGATTCACGCGCAGTTAGGCACACTCGGCGAGTTCTTGCTTGGGTTGTGTTTCTGTCCACACTGTCGTAAGAATGCGACGGCCGCAGGTGTCGACACTGAACGGGCGCGCTCGACTGTCGCTGACACGCTAGACGAGATTGTTGCCGGCGATGTGGCACACGACCGTTCGCCGGAGGGCTGGCTCGGGGAGCACGAGACCGTCGCCGCATACGTCGATGTCCGAGAGCAGACGCTGGCGTCACTGTACGCCACACTGGCTGACGCCGCTGGAACGACGCCGCTTGGCTACTACGTCGGCGCGCCGGAACCCGGCCGCGAGTGGATCGTCGGGGCCGACCTGCAAGCGCTCTCGGACCACGTCGATTACTACTGCCTTCCGGCCTACGAATCAACGAGCGAAGCGGTCATCGAAGCGTAC is drawn from Haloarcula sp. CBA1129 and contains these coding sequences:
- a CDS encoding carbohydrate ABC transporter permease — protein: MTMAGHDRSNLRKVRLYGVLIALLGLMMLPFYAMFSSTLKPESEIFAAPATLVPSDPSIQAYLQVWTQTDVLLWVGNSFIISVGTVVLTLLLAIPAAYSCARNDFVGKRTFLLSVLVVQMFAPVVLIVGLFDVITQMGLFNTYLAVIVPAAAFTLPFNVWMLYGYFKTIPVALEESARIDGASQLQILTKIVLPLTKPALVASITYTFLYAWNRLLFVLTFLTDSAKYNIPRGVFSMVGALQTDWRMMLTVSVIGIIPLLILFAFLEEYIVAGMTAGAVKE
- a CDS encoding dihydrofolate reductase; the protein is MKLSLIAAVAANGVIGAGGDIPWQYPEDLTHFKQTTVNHPVIMGRRTFESIRCDLGGPLPERLNIVLTSTPQRLPDSVTAVTSTTAALAEAADSGASTTYVVGGATVYEQFLPAADELILTELTAAFDGDTVFPTVEWSDWTETDRTTHPEFAIVRYTRTGSDSA
- a CDS encoding carbohydrate ABC transporter permease, whose amino-acid sequence is MSLAEEYTEASDNSHLERGVAYVQRNSRAYLLIAPAAVFLLAVVGYPIIETFRLSLYQSPADSNIETFVGLQHYVEIFDSDIFYRLLWQTGRWVVAGVAGKTLLGLLIAVHLKGDIRGRKFFRTAFLIPWGIPYAISAVVFRWIEHPQFGYLNAILLKLGIIEQGVGILGNPSIAWLGVVVADIWIGTPFMAIIFLAGLQSIPQELYEAAAIDGAEKWHQFRYITLPQLKSVVLIATLLSTIWTFVSFDVIWTMTGGGPISSTATLVIHIYQVGLQNGNLGRGAAYSVIGFLFLFVFAIIYLRIYTRGGDEL
- a CDS encoding ABC transporter ATP-binding protein — translated: MSEVTLSNVSKVYDDDVLAVEDLSLAVEDGEFVVVVGPSGCGKSTTLRMIAGLETVTDGEIAIGGDVVNDVRPQDRNIAMVFQSYALYPHMTVRDNMSFGLRLSGEYDDQIEQRVTEAAELLEISDLMDDLPKQLSGGQQQRVALGRAIVRDPEVFLMDEPLSNLDAKLRTQMRTEIQRIQEELDVTTIYVTHDQTEAMTMADRIVILNQGELQQVAPPEHCYDTPNNKFVAGFIGSPSMNFFEVSVTNKGGRTTLHSADIEFTLDVDIPDGEYTLGVRPEDFVAESAGAYIETVVDVVEPMGSDNFLYLEAAGGSKEVVARVDSEYRPERGDEIALGFHTEDMHLFGPDGERVELNQLQRTESA
- a CDS encoding aminomethyl transferase family protein, with protein sequence MTGSEEHPNHPSVDQSDRTVPRNLRQTGDPNIEMLVSTRVRKSPFFHKSFNEEGAWRATVYNRLYHPRGLIEPEDGGVMKEYDALTNTVTLWDVAVERQIRVKGPDAEALTNYVVTRDVTSMDAMDGKYVVLCNEDGGVLNDPVLLRPEEDEFWFSISDSTLMQWLQGVNVDNDFDVEIDEIDVAPMQIQGPRALDVMIDVVGDKVKDVPYYGLMDAEINGSDVLISQTGFSGEEGFEIYVKAAMENAERVWDPVMASVKDHDGRQIAPGHHRRIAAGIMSWGQDLDHETSPFQVNLGYQVPDDKDADYIGKETLEEQKEQIENGNYPFEHKLIGLKIAGEPIRDYAPDFWLISDPDTGEECGYLTSPWWNPDLETNIGMGFVPAEKIQEVTDTPLNDDIYDEELDLEFEVHLPEEYAEEPGEPVFATAAKVPFKESVNPSAREQAKLNARKEAESDD
- a CDS encoding IclR family transcriptional regulator; translation: MPPQNKKTISAVETTLDILAALGKLEPVGLSDLASHLDIPTSTVFIHLNTLVQRDYVVKESGQYRRSFRFLELGGSVRQRLDIGRLLRNKVEELSRETGEIAGAGIEENGQRVILYRSSGGKAAGDEIPIGNHTEMHWTSLGKVILAHLPVEKRNQIVADHGLPKGTDNTLSSRSDLAAALERIREQGYAIDDEEHLRGVRGVAVPIFNDEQEVMVSLGITGPRDRFTSRYMANLLEILRYTKNEIEVRSQYYEYSTIDG
- a CDS encoding creatininase family protein, whose amino-acid sequence is MLYETIGQKESEWAGMTSGQIRDIGDESGSVLVIPVGSVEQHGNHLPVVTDTLLVEAMVDTAIERLEDVPVVMTPPVWSGFSPHHLSFGGTLSLEFAHLRATLEDIAHAGIQNGFDAVLFVNGHGGNSALIDAVVSTVGVDTEAEVLGTTYFRLASDQIEELRTTDTGGMAHGGEFETSLMLALRPDLVGDPAVRDGEPMDEHYRWGGQDLLDGGNVAVYRSFDEYSSSGAIGSPKQATAETGERIRSVIGDELAALMVAIHETNA
- a CDS encoding helix-turn-helix domain-containing protein, with translation MSITTKIHIEHERLALVPTLQNLEDIAIRVITQGNTDPGSTVFPFLIEYRDRARLEEALDTDPTVQSYELVDWTDQTGIYYIEHTTATKLISSVVTDVNGFLVHTETKGNGWLVRLLLPDREALNTIWEFANENDISLDIIEIYGNTDTGGESSYGLTDEQRTALITAYENGYFGEPRDISLNEVADEIGLSSTAMSGRLRRGMRNLIAATIIDREE
- a CDS encoding sugar ABC transporter substrate-binding protein, with amino-acid sequence MQPDNNDRSGEDSIDRRRLLQALGAGGAIAIAGCSGGGESGGDGDSESGGGSGDSGTQSVQFLTMGVGDNIKQFFEENNAAFEDEHDVDVEFTSVTWDNARQTVNNRVDGGEAPDVSRWPARWIPQLVGKDALEPLDDMMDGEFGEQFYDGVAEGTVYNGSHYGVPWAASNKCLYYNKDVFETAGLDPEDPSLDSWQDMLDAATQIRDSDASVPALGLAGADAIETGSQYYHYHWSHGADLVDDEGMPVVNSSGAVDALSLYTDLHLEHNVTQSSPLSSTRQDIRQLFENGDLGMVIGHVYTGLNITAAKENDEVDFDYGIVQVPRGPEGRYSLFTIDTLAILSQSEHKDLARDLIRFYFDEERRFQYSKQKGFLPVVEAVGERSYFSDSENWGPFVEAGQYARARPKLSNFSEFNDRMVQAIQEALADRKSPQKALNDAQSDLEDAME